CAAATcttttacaaaaaaagaaaaaacataaatttataggCTCTCCaggtaattttaatttattttcctaaaaaggTGAAACCAAATATCGGAATTTCTAATATAAAAGCTCTTAGTGTTGAGATAAAATATCACAACTACTACTTCTTGGTTTCACAAATATTGAGTAGTGTTAACTTAGCCATGGCAAGATTGCGCAAGGGTCGAAAAAAGGTCGAAATAGtgaaaatgaaaaatgagagtaacATGCAAGTTACTTTCTCTAAGCGTCGTGTTGGCCTCTTCAAAAAGGCTAGTGAACTTTGTAATCTATGTGGTGCTGAAATTGCCATTGTGGTATTTTCTCCGGGCAAAGCCAACAAAGTTTACTCCTTTGGCCACCCTTCAGTGGAGTTGCTGGTGGATAGGTTCCTGGGGAGGGACCTCCCTCTACCAAATGATGATGATCGCTACAACCACCTAATCAGGGCTCATCGAAACACTAGTCAACGTGGGCTCAATAAGGAGGTCATGGACATGCAGGAGTCTCTCCAGAAGGAGAAAGCTATAGGGAAATCCCTACTTGAATCTGGGAGGGGAGCCTACGATCGTGTGTGCGAATCTCCAATTATCGAAGGACTTAGCCTCTCCCAACTTGAACAATTGAAGGAGGCATTGGAAGCTCAAAAGCAAAAAGTTGAATTCGAGGCAAAACTTCAACAAATGGGAAGTGATGCTCCACTCCCATTTCTCACCTTTGGAAGTACCTTGTCTTCTACTAGTGGTGATGGGGCAAGTTCTTCACATGGACCCAATGTTGGTGCACCCTTTCCTAATTAGGGATGGTGGATCTACTTCTTTTGCAGTTCCTTACTAGTTCAACTGTCGTTCCTAAGTCA
Above is a window of Capsicum annuum cultivar UCD-10X-F1 unplaced genomic scaffold, UCD10Xv1.1 ctg12916, whole genome shotgun sequence DNA encoding:
- the LOC124890146 gene encoding agamous-like MADS-box protein AGL62 encodes the protein MARLRKGRKKVEIVKMKNESNMQVTFSKRRVGLFKKASELCNLCGAEIAIVVFSPGKANKVYSFGHPSVELLVDRFLGRDLPLPNDDDRYNHLIRAHRNTSQRGLNKEVMDMQESLQKEKAIGKSLLESGRGAYDRVCESPIIEGLSLSQLEQLKEALEAQKQKVEFEAKLQQMGSDAPLPFLTFGSTLSSTSGDGASSSHGPNVGAPFPN